In a genomic window of Primulina huaijiensis isolate GDHJ02 unplaced genomic scaffold, ASM1229523v2 scaffold37281, whole genome shotgun sequence:
- the LOC140968552 gene encoding thaumatin-like protein, translating into MIKSLRFFLIVLFFNHTNAITFSIKNNCPFTVWAAAVPGGGQRLENDQTWEVNVPDQTLGRIWARTGCSFNETGRGRCQTGDCNELLKCENYGESPHAAVRYRLNIFNDLDFLDVSLINGFNVPVKATPDTGHCGRPIQCSVDINEFCPKQLRVPGGCSDPCNVFRKEKYCCGSGQCGPTKYSRFFQSKCPRAYTYPKDDQPELCSCSAGTNYTVVFCP; encoded by the coding sequence ATGATCAAATCCCTCCGATTTTTTCTCATCGTTCTTTTCTTCAACCACACCAATGCAATCACATTTAGCATAAAGAACAACTGTCCCTTCACCGTATGGGCTGCCGCAGTACCCGGTGGAGGCCAGCGGCTTGAAAACGACCAAACATGGGAAGTAAACGTTCCCGACCAAACGCTAGGCCGGATTTGGGCTCGAACCGGATGCTCCTTCAATGAGACCGGTAGAGGCAGATGCCAAACCGGTGACTGCAACGAGCTCCTAAAGTGCGAAAACTACGGTGAATCTCCCCACGCTGCTGTGAGATACAGACTCAACATATTCAACGACTTGGATTTCCTCGACGTATCTCTTATAAATGGCTTCAATGTACCAGTCAAGGCAACTCCCGACACCGGGCACTGCGGGAGGCCTATTCAATGCAGCGTAGATATCAATGAGTTTTGCCCCAAGCAGCTGCGGGTGCCGGGAGGGTGCAGCGATCCATGCAACGTGTTTAGGAAGGAAAAATACTGTTGTGGCTCGGGGCAGTGCGGGCCGACGAAGTATTCGAGGTTTTTTCAGAGCAAGTGCCCGAGAGCTTATACTTACCCTAAAGATGATCAGCCAGAGCTCTGTAGTTGCTCTGCAGGAACCAACTATACAGTCGTATTTTGCCCTTGA
- the LOC140968582 gene encoding uncharacterized protein isoform X1, producing the protein MYKPRLLSQSLPSFRTGSENLLSFVNFLISEPNSGFVERGWSSKVPSQFFLVMATSLEESLNRFKKQQEKCQSSLVNIAAKAGSSKTTSSKVIPSGSSSSANTKSPALPVKFSNDTERLQHINSIRKAPVGAQIKRVIDLLFETRRAFTPEQINEACYVDLNASKPVFDSLRNNPKVSYDGKQFSYKSKHALKDKTQLLVLVRKFPEGIAVIDLKDSYPTVMEDLQALKASGQIWLLSNFDSQEDIAYPNDPRAIIKVDDELKQLFRGIELPRDMIDIEKDLQKNGMKPATNTAKRRAIAQVHGIAPKPKTKKKKHEISKRTKLTNSHLPELFKKLNVPGS; encoded by the exons ATGTATAAGCCGAGACTCCTATCGCAGTCGTTGCCTTCTTTCCGGACTGGTTCTGAAAATCTTCTATCTTTTGTGAATTTTCTGATCTCGGAACCAAATTCAGGCTTTGTAGAGAGAGGGTGGAGCAGTAAAGTTCCATCCCAATTCTTTCTTGTC ATGGCTACATCACTTGAAGAAAGTTTGAATAGATTTAAGAAACAACAAGAGAAATGCCAGTCATCCCTTGTCAACATTGCAGCTAAAGCAGGATCATCTAAAACAACTTCCTCGAAAGTCATACCCtcaggttcatcatcttcagcgAACACCAAATCTCCTGCACTTCCAGTTAAATTCTCAAATGACACAGAACGCCTTCAACATATAAACAGCATAAGGAAAGCTCCTGTGGGGGCTCAAATAAAACGAGTTATTGATTTGCTCTTTGAG ACTAGGCGAGCCTTCACACCTGAACAAATAAATGAAGCGTGCTATGTTGATTTGAATGCAAGCAAGCCTGTCTTTGACAGTTTGAGGAACAATCCGAAAGTGAGCTATGATGGGAAGCAATTCTCCTACAAG TCCAAGCATGCTTTGAAAGATAAGACCCAACTTCTTGTCTTAGTTCGGAAATTTCCGGAGGGTATTGCAGTTATCGATCTCAAGGATTCATACCCAACAGTCATGGAGGACTTACAG GCCTTGAAAGCTTCAGGCCAGATATGGCTGCTATCAAACTTCGACTCACAAGAGGACATAGCCTATCCGAATGATCCAAGAGCAATCATTAAAGTAGATGACGAGTTGAAACAATTGTTTCGCGGAATTGAACTTCCACGTGATATGATCGATATTGAAAAGGATCTTCAGAAGAATGGAATGAAACCTGCTACAAACACTGCTAAGCGTCGAGCCATTGCACAGGTCCATGGTATTGCTCCCAAACCtaaaacaaagaagaaaaagcaTGAAATCAGCAAGAGGACAAAACTCACCAATTCCCATCTTCCTGAACTCTTCAAAAAACTCAATGTCCCCGGTTCCTGA
- the LOC140968534 gene encoding stress-response A/B barrel domain-containing protein UP3 isoform X1, which translates to MAVLRSPPIYLSDHIFHPPHTIDMQFQAQVFAPCAILNRSCFRHGSRSNTLEFSRKPVGLMFTKNGIFGESLLVDSRGNLCQLRKKDRLAVTAAIEEGNLGVDRLRKRKVVEHICLLKAKKDLSEEQEQVMLDYLYTTQYQMRGIVAISLGRISDQNPEQYSHAIFMRFQTKEDLTKFYQNPFYVGVLKEHVMPYCHGIINLDYESEVEDDILPIFRKGEEFNYGVELILLVAFMSSSLDELAEDALTSLTKLTLEFPSLIVQATKGPSLDISNTKYTHGVVIRFRSSEAFNMFMNSSDYNNMWKSKFQPIIQKALYINFSVDPVGSELM; encoded by the exons ATGGCGGTTTTACGAAGTCCACCCATTTATTTAAGTGACCACATATTCCATCCTCCACACACAATAGATATGCAATTTCAGGCTCAAGTTTTCGCTCCTTGCGCCATTCTCAACAGAAGCTGCTTCCGACATGGCTCTCGCTCTAATACCCTAGAGTTTTCCAGAAAACCTGTTGGTTTAATGTTTACCAAAAATGGGATCTTTGGCG AATCATTATTGGTTGATTCGCGAGGTAATTTGTGTCAGTTACGAAAGAAAGACAGGCTGGCTGTAACTGCTGCCATTGAAGAAGGGAATTTGGGCGTCGATAGATTGAGAaaaag AAAAGTTGTTGAACATATATGCTTACTCAAAGCAAAAAAAGATTTGTCTGAAGAGCAGGAACAAGTCATGTTGGATTATCTATACACGACACAATATCAGATGCGAGGAATTGTTGCTATATCGTTAG GACGTATTTCTGATCAAAATCCTGAACAGTATTCCCATGCTATCTTCATGCGTTTCCAAACTAAAGAAGACCTCACCAAGTTCTACCAGAACCCTTTTTATGTTGGAGTTCTCAAAGAACACGTGATGCCTTACTGCCAT GGGATTATCAATTTGGATTATGAATCTGAAGTAGAAGATGATATCCTGCCAATTTTTCGGAAAGGAGAG GAGTTTAACTATGGCGTTGAACTCATCCTTCTTGTTGCATTTATGAGCAGTTCCTTAGATGAGTTAGCGGAAGATGCATTGACTTCTTTGACAAAGCTGACACTGGAGTTTCCTTCATTGATTGTTCAAGCTACTAAAG GTCCAAGTTTGGATATAAGCAATACAAAATATACACACGGTGTAGTAATACGATTTCGATCAT CTGAAGCTTTCAATATGTTCATGAACAGTTCAGATTACAATAAT ATGTGGAAATCTAAATTTCAGCCTATCATACAGAAGGCTCTGTATATCAATTTTTCAGTAGACCCTGTTGGCTCAGAGCTTATGTAG
- the LOC140968447 gene encoding protein P21-like: protein MNHQKIALLIFLPLLFIQTRAIFFNIRNNCPYTVWAASLPGGGRRLDSGQTWTLGFPKGPGRAKIWARTNCTFNASGRGRCLTGDCNGLLQCQTYGTPPTTLAEYGLNSFAYKDYYDISLLQGFNVPMQFQPTSNGCTRSLRCTADITGQCPNALKAPGGCNNPCTVYKTTEYCCHSGPCRPTNLSRFFKLRCRDAFTYPEDDPTSTVTCPAGTSYRVVFCP, encoded by the coding sequence ATGAATCACCAGAAGATAGCTCTCCTAATCTTCTTGCCGCTTCTCTTCATCCAAACCCGTGCAATATTCTTCAACATCCGCAACAACTGCCCCTACACAGTCTGGGCTGCCTCCCTCCCCGGTGGAGGCCGCCGCCTCGACAGCGGTCAGACGTGGACGCTCGGCTTCCCCAAAGGACCGGGACGCGCCAAAATCTGGGCCCGAACGAACTGCACCTTCAACGCATCGGGCCGCGGCAGATGCCTCACCGGAGACTGTAACGGCCTGCTCCAATGCCAGACATACGGGACCCCACCCACGACCCTCGCGGAATATGGGCTCAACAGCTTCGCGTACAAAGACTACTACGACATCTCCCTTTTACAAGGATTCAACGTGCCGATGCAGTTCCAGCCCACCTCGAACGGGTGCACCCGCTCCTTGAGATGCACGGCGGACATCACGGGGCAGTGCCCGAATGCACTCAAGGCTCCCGGGGGCTGCAATAACCCGTGCACGGTGTACAAGACGACGGAATATTGCTGCCACTCGGGGCCGTGCCGGCCGACGAATCTGTCCAGGTTTTTCAAGTTGAGGTGCCGCGATGCTTTCACGTATCCGGAGGATGACCCCACCAGCACTGTTACATGCCCCGCCGGAACGAGTTATCGGGTTGTATTCTGCCCTTAG
- the LOC140968534 gene encoding stress-response A/B barrel domain-containing protein UP3 isoform X2 — MAVLRSPPIYLSDHIFHPPHTIDMQFQAQVFAPCAILNRSCFRHGSRSNTLEFSRKPVESLLVDSRGNLCQLRKKDRLAVTAAIEEGNLGVDRLRKRKVVEHICLLKAKKDLSEEQEQVMLDYLYTTQYQMRGIVAISLGRISDQNPEQYSHAIFMRFQTKEDLTKFYQNPFYVGVLKEHVMPYCHGIINLDYESEVEDDILPIFRKGEEFNYGVELILLVAFMSSSLDELAEDALTSLTKLTLEFPSLIVQATKGPSLDISNTKYTHGVVIRFRSSEAFNMFMNSSDYNNMWKSKFQPIIQKALYINFSVDPVGSELM; from the exons ATGGCGGTTTTACGAAGTCCACCCATTTATTTAAGTGACCACATATTCCATCCTCCACACACAATAGATATGCAATTTCAGGCTCAAGTTTTCGCTCCTTGCGCCATTCTCAACAGAAGCTGCTTCCGACATGGCTCTCGCTCTAATACCCTAGAGTTTTCCAGAAAACCTGTTG AATCATTATTGGTTGATTCGCGAGGTAATTTGTGTCAGTTACGAAAGAAAGACAGGCTGGCTGTAACTGCTGCCATTGAAGAAGGGAATTTGGGCGTCGATAGATTGAGAaaaag AAAAGTTGTTGAACATATATGCTTACTCAAAGCAAAAAAAGATTTGTCTGAAGAGCAGGAACAAGTCATGTTGGATTATCTATACACGACACAATATCAGATGCGAGGAATTGTTGCTATATCGTTAG GACGTATTTCTGATCAAAATCCTGAACAGTATTCCCATGCTATCTTCATGCGTTTCCAAACTAAAGAAGACCTCACCAAGTTCTACCAGAACCCTTTTTATGTTGGAGTTCTCAAAGAACACGTGATGCCTTACTGCCAT GGGATTATCAATTTGGATTATGAATCTGAAGTAGAAGATGATATCCTGCCAATTTTTCGGAAAGGAGAG GAGTTTAACTATGGCGTTGAACTCATCCTTCTTGTTGCATTTATGAGCAGTTCCTTAGATGAGTTAGCGGAAGATGCATTGACTTCTTTGACAAAGCTGACACTGGAGTTTCCTTCATTGATTGTTCAAGCTACTAAAG GTCCAAGTTTGGATATAAGCAATACAAAATATACACACGGTGTAGTAATACGATTTCGATCAT CTGAAGCTTTCAATATGTTCATGAACAGTTCAGATTACAATAAT ATGTGGAAATCTAAATTTCAGCCTATCATACAGAAGGCTCTGTATATCAATTTTTCAGTAGACCCTGTTGGCTCAGAGCTTATGTAG
- the LOC140968525 gene encoding uncharacterized protein, giving the protein MVAGKSPEWLPPGFTEKIKVKDGRKIKVYTDTSTRNKFYSRPAVIRFLGTENQSDTPAKKIKLEVEDESSLKSEISPQSQLEVEDELSSKSVISPQRMPIASSGYNSERKNKGKHSFKMVACESESADGIPPGWIVEIKTSKYGNKIRNDRYYIDPNSGYIFSSKKDVIRYLANGDISNCATRPKKMESDDLQLIKNEIHSSHQDYKLSDDIETEQLLAPGESDSGGESSSSKSLEAPDAKISEPTQDNSARSLQDNESCENSNEDAEMKIGTVPAEENESRESSMKDAEKKIDAELTKEVKATDQAVAKTDLDSHQNLPSSGIEKQADEAPVSSRKSKKRKGIILPSRVSKRLAGCKAEIRSDLVPSKQALRVAAKKSPSSEVKTLPSSSFETVADIPLSSCVSPSKEIATLPIVVNETPQEIEPVKNVENPLVEKEAIRVEKQADDNTRSQESQLCFRFGNSWPDPCLEFAFKTLTEEIPYEETLAFSGCFRELSSIPCNQSNEFSKPLDSYVPGVFQSEIPAHSEPLKYKGVLDLSCDKNISFGISSQQSSYEARNNYCAILPVSETEKLTAKAPVSLRKSEKREDLSLASQTLEKLAWSGIATTHEFVGEKTLQQVVALDKVNKPLFENQAIPDDKHKPKDNAIAEQSQLCYEFGSSWSDPCLDFAFKTLTGEISVEETFAFSGRFGNQSGVPYNQAKDPIKPSGSVVPTIFHNEIPRHSEQLKKNNEVHVLPGNNISFPAYSGLSSRQSSSDARNMEYQTKVSLRK; this is encoded by the exons ATGGTTGCCGGGAAGTCGCCGGAATGGCTTCCTCCTGGCTTTACTGAGAAAATTAAAGTCAAGGATGGGAGGAAAATCAAG GTGTATACCGATACATCAACCAgaaacaaattttattctaGGCCAGCTGTTATTCGATTCCTCGGAACTGAAAATCAGAGTGACACTCCCGCCAAAAAAATTAAG CTTGAAGTCGAGGATGAGTCCTCTTTGAAGTCCGAAATTTCTCCACAAAGTCAGCTTGAAGTTGAGGATGAGCTTTCTTCAAAGTCTGTAATTTCTCCACAAAGGATGCCTATAGCTAGTTCAGGGTACAACTCTGAAAGGAAGAACAAGGGGAAGCATTCTTTCAAGATG GTTGCCTGTGAGAGTGAATCAGCTGACGGAATACCTCCAGGATGGATAGTAGAAATCAAGACAAGTAAATATGGAAATAAGATTAGAAATGATCGg TACTACATAGATCCAAACAGTGGTTAcatattttcttcaaaaaaagaTGTTATTCGTTATCTGGCAAATGGAGATATCAGTAACTGCGCGACCAGGCCAAAGAAAATGGAGAGTGATGATCTCCAATTGATTAAGAATGAAATCCAC TCATCACATCAAGATTATAAGTTGTCCGATGACATTGAAACAGAACAACTTTTAGCTCCTGGGGAATCAGATTCAG GTGGCGAAAGCTCGAGTTCAAAAAGCCTGGAAGCACCAGATGCTAAGATCTCTGAACCAACGCAAGATAATAGTGCTCGTAGTCTTCAAGACAATGAATCATGTGAAAATTCAAATGAGGATGCCGAAATGAAAATTGGCACGGTACCAGCTGAAGAAAATGAATCACGTGAAAGTTCAATGAAGGATGCTGAAAAGAAAATAGATGCTGAACTAACCAAAGAGGTGAAAGCAACTGATCAAGCAGTAGCTAAAACAGATTTAGATTCCCACCAAAATCTTCCTTCGAGTGGGATCGAAAAACAAGCAGATGAAGCTCCGGTGAGCTCAAGAAAATCCAAGAAAAGAAAGGGTATAATATTGCCATCAAGAGTGTCGAAAAGGCTTGCAGGGTGCAAAGCTGAGATTCGGTCCGACTTGGTTCCAAGCAAACAAGCACTTAGAGTTGCTGCTAAGAAATCCCCCAGCAGTGAAGTTAAAACATTACCGAGTTCTTCTTTTGAAACTGTAGCTGATATTCCTTTGTCTTCCTGTGTATCACCTTCGAAAGAGATTGCAACACTTCCAATTGTAGTCAATGAAACTCCTCAAGAAATTGAGCCAGTGAAAAATGTTGAAAACCCTCTAGTAGAAAAGGAGGCTATTCGAGTTGAGAAGCAAGCAGACGACAACACAAGATCACAAGAGTCGCAACTTTGTTTTAGATTTGGGAACTCTTGGCCTGATCCATGTCTAGAATTTGCATTCAAGACTCTTACAGAGGAAATACCTTATGAGGAAACACTCGCATTTTCAGGTTGCTTCAGAGAACTGTCCAGCATACCATGCAATCAATCGAATGAATTCTCCAAACCATTGGATTCTTATGTACCTGGTGTCTTTCAAAGTGAAATTCCAGCCCATTCAGAACCATTGAAGTATAAAGGGGTTCTTGATCTGTCTTGTGATAAAAATATCAGCTTCGGTATAAGTTCTCAACAATCTAGTTATGAGGCAAGGAACAATTATTGTGCAATCCTTCCAGTGAGTGAGACGGAGAAACTAACTGCTAAAGCCCCAGTGAGCTTAAGAAAATCCGAGAAAAGAGAGGATCTAAGTTTGGCCTCACAAACATTGGAAAAGCTTGCCTGGAGTGGTATTGCTACAACACATGAATTTGTAGGCGAGAAAACACTTCAACAAGTTGTGGCATTGGACAAAGTCAATAAACCTCTGTTCGAGAACCAGGCTATCCCAGATGATAAGCATAAACCAAAGGACAATGCAATAGCCGAACAATCGCAACTCTGCTATGAATTTGGGAGCTCTTGGTCCGATCCATGCCTAGATTTCGCATTCAAAACTCTTACCGGGGAAATTTCGGTTGAGGAAACTTTTGCATTTTCAGGGCGCTTTGGAAATCAGTCCGGGGTACCTTACAATCAAGCTAAAGATCCCATTAAACCGTCAGGATCTGTTGTACCAACCATTTTTCATAATGAGATTCCTCGCCATTCGGAACAATTGAAGAAAAACAATGAAGTTCATGTGTTGCCAGGAAATAATATAAGCTTCCCGGCTTATAGTGGCTTGAGTTCTCGACAATCGAGCTCGGATGCGAGGAACATGGAGTACCAGACAAAGGTTAGTCTTAGAAAGTAG
- the LOC140968582 gene encoding uncharacterized protein isoform X2 — MATSLEESLNRFKKQQEKCQSSLVNIAAKAGSSKTTSSKVIPSGSSSSANTKSPALPVKFSNDTERLQHINSIRKAPVGAQIKRVIDLLFETRRAFTPEQINEACYVDLNASKPVFDSLRNNPKVSYDGKQFSYKSKHALKDKTQLLVLVRKFPEGIAVIDLKDSYPTVMEDLQALKASGQIWLLSNFDSQEDIAYPNDPRAIIKVDDELKQLFRGIELPRDMIDIEKDLQKNGMKPATNTAKRRAIAQVHGIAPKPKTKKKKHEISKRTKLTNSHLPELFKKLNVPGS, encoded by the exons ATGGCTACATCACTTGAAGAAAGTTTGAATAGATTTAAGAAACAACAAGAGAAATGCCAGTCATCCCTTGTCAACATTGCAGCTAAAGCAGGATCATCTAAAACAACTTCCTCGAAAGTCATACCCtcaggttcatcatcttcagcgAACACCAAATCTCCTGCACTTCCAGTTAAATTCTCAAATGACACAGAACGCCTTCAACATATAAACAGCATAAGGAAAGCTCCTGTGGGGGCTCAAATAAAACGAGTTATTGATTTGCTCTTTGAG ACTAGGCGAGCCTTCACACCTGAACAAATAAATGAAGCGTGCTATGTTGATTTGAATGCAAGCAAGCCTGTCTTTGACAGTTTGAGGAACAATCCGAAAGTGAGCTATGATGGGAAGCAATTCTCCTACAAG TCCAAGCATGCTTTGAAAGATAAGACCCAACTTCTTGTCTTAGTTCGGAAATTTCCGGAGGGTATTGCAGTTATCGATCTCAAGGATTCATACCCAACAGTCATGGAGGACTTACAG GCCTTGAAAGCTTCAGGCCAGATATGGCTGCTATCAAACTTCGACTCACAAGAGGACATAGCCTATCCGAATGATCCAAGAGCAATCATTAAAGTAGATGACGAGTTGAAACAATTGTTTCGCGGAATTGAACTTCCACGTGATATGATCGATATTGAAAAGGATCTTCAGAAGAATGGAATGAAACCTGCTACAAACACTGCTAAGCGTCGAGCCATTGCACAGGTCCATGGTATTGCTCCCAAACCtaaaacaaagaagaaaaagcaTGAAATCAGCAAGAGGACAAAACTCACCAATTCCCATCTTCCTGAACTCTTCAAAAAACTCAATGTCCCCGGTTCCTGA